The proteins below are encoded in one region of Bremerella sp. P1:
- a CDS encoding redoxin domain-containing protein: protein MYRLILVFSLSCLLVSPVWARESKIEPQPIGKKIEGFELKDFRGKTHKLSDYAESDVVVLAFIGCECPVAKRYSVTLQQLAGEFKDRKVSILAVDANQHDSITEMASFARVHSLEIPFLKDLANRLADEVGARRTPEVVLLDKERTIRYRGRIDDHFLVGNIRDDATRDDLKIAIQEVLAGKKVSVPETDPVGCHIGRILEADETSEVTYSNQIARIFQKRCVECHRESQIAPFALTDYDEVVGWAEMIAEVVEDQRMPPWHADPKYGHFSNDRHLTKQEKDTILKWVEAGAPEGDSKKLPEPVKYVEGWTLPEKPELILDITEEPYQVPAEGEVKYKYFVTDPGFTEDKWIKGAELKAGNLQVVHHILCFALPPGRDGRELGGGARGFLVGYVPGKIARNYPEGMAKRIPAGSRLVFQMHYTPIGSPQEDLSQIGFNFMDPKDVKYEVKTTSAVNPRIKIPPGDKNHKEEAKSDPAPNDDTMILSFMPHMHLRGKSFRYIGVSPNGEEEILVDIPAYDFNWQTAYELAEPKKMPKGSYVRAIAHYDNSEGNLFNPDPTKTVRWGDQTWDEMMIGYFDVAIPVDPKTLVQKSKPGEASQEVLDKANELITKFDANLDGEVARDEVPEKGHNVFDRLDTNSDKKVTRQELIKIFQTYPAVMRMIR, encoded by the coding sequence GTGTATCGCCTTATCCTTGTCTTTTCGCTCAGTTGCCTACTGGTTTCCCCCGTCTGGGCACGGGAATCGAAGATCGAACCTCAACCGATCGGTAAGAAGATCGAAGGGTTCGAGCTGAAGGACTTCCGCGGCAAGACGCACAAGCTTTCGGACTACGCCGAAAGTGACGTCGTCGTCCTGGCGTTCATCGGCTGCGAGTGCCCCGTTGCCAAGCGGTATTCGGTAACGCTTCAGCAATTGGCCGGCGAGTTCAAAGATCGGAAAGTCTCGATCCTGGCAGTCGATGCCAACCAGCATGACTCGATCACCGAGATGGCTTCGTTTGCCCGAGTGCACTCCCTGGAGATCCCTTTCCTGAAAGACCTGGCCAATCGCCTGGCCGACGAGGTCGGTGCTCGGCGAACGCCAGAAGTCGTGCTGCTCGACAAGGAACGAACCATTCGCTATCGCGGTCGCATCGACGACCACTTCCTGGTGGGCAACATTCGCGACGACGCCACGCGCGACGACTTGAAGATCGCGATCCAGGAAGTCTTGGCTGGTAAAAAGGTGAGCGTGCCGGAGACCGACCCGGTCGGTTGCCACATCGGACGCATTCTCGAAGCGGATGAAACCTCGGAAGTGACTTACTCGAATCAGATCGCGCGCATCTTCCAGAAGCGCTGCGTCGAATGCCATCGCGAAAGCCAGATCGCTCCGTTCGCGTTGACCGACTACGACGAGGTAGTCGGCTGGGCCGAGATGATCGCCGAAGTGGTGGAAGACCAGCGAATGCCTCCCTGGCATGCCGATCCCAAGTACGGTCACTTCTCCAACGATCGACATCTTACCAAACAAGAGAAAGACACGATCCTCAAGTGGGTCGAAGCAGGTGCCCCGGAAGGGGATTCCAAGAAGCTGCCGGAGCCGGTCAAGTATGTCGAAGGCTGGACGCTTCCCGAGAAGCCAGAGCTCATCCTTGATATCACGGAAGAGCCGTACCAGGTCCCGGCCGAAGGGGAAGTGAAGTACAAGTACTTCGTCACCGACCCAGGCTTCACCGAAGACAAGTGGATCAAGGGTGCCGAACTCAAGGCCGGCAACTTACAAGTCGTCCACCACATCCTCTGCTTCGCATTGCCTCCGGGGCGTGATGGTCGCGAACTGGGCGGAGGTGCTCGCGGTTTCCTGGTCGGTTACGTGCCTGGCAAGATCGCGCGAAACTATCCGGAAGGAATGGCCAAACGCATTCCCGCTGGCTCGCGACTCGTCTTCCAGATGCACTACACGCCGATCGGTTCGCCGCAGGAAGACCTCAGTCAAATTGGCTTCAACTTCATGGACCCGAAGGACGTGAAGTACGAGGTCAAGACGACCAGCGCGGTCAATCCTCGCATCAAAATTCCGCCAGGCGATAAAAACCACAAAGAGGAAGCCAAGTCGGATCCCGCGCCCAACGACGACACAATGATCCTCAGCTTCATGCCGCATATGCATCTCCGCGGCAAGTCGTTTCGGTATATAGGTGTTTCGCCAAATGGGGAAGAAGAGATCCTGGTTGATATCCCTGCTTACGACTTCAATTGGCAGACGGCCTACGAACTGGCCGAGCCGAAGAAGATGCCCAAGGGTTCGTACGTGCGGGCCATCGCTCACTACGACAACTCGGAAGGGAATCTCTTCAATCCCGATCCGACCAAGACGGTCCGGTGGGGTGATCAGACCTGGGACGAAATGATGATTGGCTACTTCGACGTCGCCATTCCGGTCGATCCGAAGACCTTGGTCCAGAAGTCGAAGCCAGGCGAAGCATCGCAAGAGGTTCTCGACAAGGCAAACGAGCTGATCACCAAGTTCGATGCCAACCTGGATGGTGAAGTGGCCCGCGACGAAGTGCCTGAGAAAGGACACAACGTCTTCGATCGCCTCGACACCAACTCCGACAAAAAGGTCACCCGCCAGGAACTGATCAAGATCTTCCAGACCTACCCAGCCGTGATGCGGATGATTCGATAA
- a CDS encoding polysaccharide biosynthesis/export family protein, producing MRNYKLILCGLIVACLTSSAWAQMMAPTCSPHDRQVLVGVDSTDPVCEGEPHWDARRPIPWQVFAQGEYVGPARTAHVPEYRLRVGDDLDFVYRLTRQETTRPYRLEVGDKVSIESLTDPNLDRDLVIQPDGTITVLLLGQVHAARRTVEELRAALEEKYKEFYKVPAITVTPLQVNTKLEDLRATVDARAGTGGQGRSSRVTPEGTVQLPAIGNVPAQGMTLDELKREIDQRYAQEIEGIEVTPVLVNRAPRYIYVLGEVPNPGRYELTGPTTAIQSIAMAGGWNVGANLREVVVFRRAEDWRLVATKLDLKGALYGKRPAPSDELWIRDADIVIVPKSPVLWADEFIELVFTRGIYGVVPFQGVNISVNRLSNF from the coding sequence ATGCGAAACTATAAACTGATTCTCTGCGGCTTGATTGTTGCCTGCTTGACCTCGTCGGCCTGGGCACAAATGATGGCCCCGACCTGCAGCCCCCACGACCGACAAGTCCTGGTGGGTGTCGACTCCACCGATCCGGTCTGCGAAGGCGAACCCCATTGGGACGCACGCCGACCGATCCCCTGGCAGGTCTTTGCTCAAGGAGAATACGTCGGTCCCGCACGAACGGCTCATGTTCCTGAGTATCGTCTGCGTGTCGGCGACGACCTCGACTTCGTCTATCGCCTGACGCGACAAGAGACGACTCGTCCTTACCGCTTGGAAGTGGGCGACAAGGTCAGCATTGAATCGCTTACCGACCCGAATCTCGATCGCGACCTGGTCATCCAGCCCGACGGCACCATCACCGTTTTGCTGCTGGGCCAAGTCCATGCCGCTCGTCGTACGGTCGAGGAACTTCGAGCTGCCCTCGAAGAAAAGTACAAAGAGTTCTACAAGGTCCCCGCCATTACCGTAACGCCGCTGCAGGTCAACACCAAGCTGGAAGACCTTCGTGCGACGGTCGATGCCCGGGCTGGTACCGGTGGTCAAGGTCGTAGCAGCCGCGTGACGCCCGAAGGCACCGTTCAGCTTCCCGCCATCGGCAACGTGCCTGCCCAAGGGATGACGCTCGACGAACTGAAGCGTGAGATCGATCAGCGTTACGCCCAGGAAATCGAAGGGATCGAAGTCACTCCGGTCCTGGTCAACCGCGCCCCACGTTATATCTACGTGCTGGGCGAAGTCCCCAACCCAGGCCGCTACGAGTTGACCGGTCCCACGACCGCGATTCAAAGCATCGCCATGGCTGGCGGCTGGAACGTGGGTGCCAACCTGCGTGAGGTCGTCGTGTTCCGCCGCGCCGAAGACTGGCGTCTGGTGGCCACCAAGCTCGATCTGAAGGGTGCCCTGTACGGCAAACGCCCTGCCCCGTCGGACGAACTTTGGATTCGTGATGCCGACATCGTGATCGTGCCCAAGAGCCCGGTCCTGTGGGCGGACGAGTTCATCGAACTGGTCTTCACACGCGGGATTTACGGCGTGGTTCCGTTCCAAGGGGTTAACATCAGCGTCAACCGCCTGAGCAACTTCTAA